Proteins co-encoded in one Paraburkholderia edwinii genomic window:
- a CDS encoding LysR family transcriptional regulator, translating to MKHDHLRILLEVARHGTFSTVARQRNVDPSSISRVVQSAERELGVRLFQRSTRQVVLTEAGDAYLSHVSRLLEELDAASNSVREFAQRPKGTLRVTASVAFGQACVVPLLPEFLARYPEIRIELILADGNLDMLTERIDLAVRLSPHMGNDVVRVKWFDASYRICASPDYLRRHGAIQCPEDLRSHKCVLFGLPNHQSEWWITGQSSRAQHIEVVGAAIVSNGLAQRALTLAGVGPALMPIWLINDDLAAGRLVDVLPDCAAVPADFDGGAWLLYPGRTFLPAKTRTIVDFLLSKAKQQGSPQEGKGA from the coding sequence ATGAAACACGACCATCTTCGTATCCTTCTGGAGGTCGCCCGCCACGGTACGTTCTCCACGGTAGCCAGGCAACGCAACGTCGACCCTTCATCAATCTCGCGAGTTGTGCAAAGTGCTGAACGCGAACTGGGCGTCAGACTATTCCAACGATCCACACGCCAGGTTGTCCTGACGGAAGCGGGCGACGCATATCTGTCGCACGTATCGCGATTACTTGAAGAGCTGGACGCTGCGAGCAATTCTGTCCGGGAGTTCGCACAGCGCCCCAAGGGGACACTGCGGGTGACCGCGTCAGTTGCGTTCGGTCAGGCGTGCGTGGTGCCACTGCTGCCTGAGTTTCTCGCGCGATATCCGGAAATACGGATCGAACTGATACTGGCCGACGGCAATCTGGACATGCTCACGGAACGCATTGACCTCGCCGTGAGGCTAAGTCCCCACATGGGAAACGATGTCGTGCGGGTCAAGTGGTTTGACGCGAGTTACCGGATTTGCGCCAGTCCCGATTATTTGCGCCGGCACGGAGCGATCCAATGCCCTGAAGACCTGCGCTCGCATAAGTGCGTACTGTTCGGGCTGCCGAACCATCAGTCCGAATGGTGGATAACCGGGCAGTCGAGCCGAGCTCAGCATATTGAAGTGGTCGGCGCCGCAATAGTGTCGAACGGTCTTGCACAGCGCGCGTTGACGCTCGCCGGAGTCGGTCCTGCGTTGATGCCAATCTGGCTGATTAACGACGATCTTGCCGCTGGCCGTCTGGTGGACGTATTACCCGATTGCGCAGCGGTGCCCGCGGATTTCGACGGAGGGGCGTGGTTGCTTTATCCAGGCCGCACATTTCTGCCGGCAAAAACTCGAACCATCGTCGACTTCCTCCTGAGCAAAGCGAAGCAGCAGGGGAGTCCGCAGGAAGGCAAAGGCGCGTGA
- a CDS encoding SDR family NAD(P)-dependent oxidoreductase translates to MNAQVSKVALVTGGSRGIGRATSYELARLGYVVAVHYRADATAAEQTLAGVRERGSDGFTLQADLFVQDGIEKLFGEFDRTLSQRRQPVSLDVLVNNAGIAEGGTLEETSPALFERQFALNVKAVFFSTQCAIKRMSTGGRIVNLSSVLSSRALELDGKFNALSAYAASKAAIDALTRQWAVELGPRGIIVNAVAPGPVDTDMNAGWLRTDKGHATMIAASPLRRVGTPEDIARVVGFLVSAESQWTTGQVIDASGGYRL, encoded by the coding sequence ATGAACGCGCAAGTATCGAAGGTCGCACTCGTAACGGGGGGCTCGCGTGGCATCGGTCGGGCCACATCATACGAACTCGCCCGGCTCGGCTATGTAGTCGCCGTCCACTACCGGGCGGACGCCACAGCGGCCGAGCAGACTCTCGCTGGCGTGCGCGAGCGCGGCTCCGATGGCTTCACGCTACAAGCAGACCTTTTTGTGCAAGATGGCATAGAAAAGCTCTTCGGGGAATTCGATCGTACCTTAAGCCAGCGTCGTCAGCCGGTAAGCCTCGATGTGCTCGTCAACAACGCCGGCATCGCGGAGGGCGGCACGCTCGAAGAGACTTCGCCTGCGCTGTTCGAAAGGCAATTTGCCCTGAATGTAAAAGCGGTGTTCTTCTCAACGCAATGCGCCATCAAGCGCATGTCGACCGGCGGACGCATTGTCAACCTGTCGAGCGTACTGTCAAGTCGCGCCCTGGAGCTTGACGGCAAATTCAACGCGCTTTCCGCCTACGCCGCGTCGAAGGCGGCCATTGATGCGCTCACGCGCCAATGGGCGGTCGAGCTGGGGCCGCGGGGCATCATCGTGAATGCGGTTGCGCCGGGCCCGGTGGATACAGACATGAATGCAGGGTGGCTGCGAACCGACAAGGGGCACGCGACGATGATTGCGGCAAGTCCGCTTCGCCGCGTCGGCACGCCGGAGGACATCGCGCGAGTAGTCGGTTTTTTGGTGAGCGCCGAATCACAGTGGACCA